In Lytechinus variegatus isolate NC3 chromosome 6, Lvar_3.0, whole genome shotgun sequence, the DNA window TCacccttttttttttcgttttcttcGCTAGGCCTATATGCAGATTTATTCAAGAAGTTAAAGACAGTCCAAGGTAAGTTTTGATACGAGAAGGACAAAAAAACATGTTGGAAATGTAATGggtatgtacatatttattttggCAAAATAAACTACTTATAGATAGAGTAATCTAaaggacaaaataaaaaagtccATTGTTGTCGCAAAACTTTTTGTGTAATTCGAatttaagaataataataatgataatagcgaTATATAAAGCGCCTTTtacctgaggatacaaagcgctgctattattaccccggctttagctcgagctgccatcatcggcgctcagtgcatgcaaggaattaatcctgccgggtacccaatcacctcacctgggtcgagtgcagcgcattgcggataaatttctgaaggaaaacacgccatggttaggattcgaacccacgaccctctgtttgaaaggcgagagtcagaaccactagaccacgacgcgcccgcATGAATGAATGTTCTTCgtcaatattatatatgaaTCTATATTCAGGTTATGTATACAAGGTAGAAACCTGATGTCAGATTTACATTTTTCCCCTTGTAAACATGATGAAGCTAAGAGCGACGCGACTGGCGATCCtttattgtggtaaatggtatacaccaaaatgttcaacggcgatggtttagcgcttCAGGTTCGCGAGTCATGAGTcgctcttaaaggacaagtccaccccaacaaaaacttgatctgaataaaaagagaaaaattcaacaagcataacgaaaatgtcatcaaaatcggatgtaaaataagaaagttatggcattttaaagtttcgcttcatttcacaaaacagttatatgcacatctcggtcggtatgcaaatgaggaactgatgacatcactcactatttcttttgtattttattatatgaaatatttttattttctcgtcattgtcatgtgaaataaaattccattcctccctgaacacgtggaattccgttatttcaacattttgtgcttcaggcaaggaggtcctaatcgtcagattcgtaaaaattgaaatattgtacaattcaaacaataaaaaaacaaaagaaatagcgagtgagtgatacaccgactctctcatttagatgcaactggctcgttcataaaactattttgttaaaaataagcgaaactttgacatgtcataactttcttattttacatccgattttgatgaaattttcagcattgtgcttttctgatttttctctgttaattcaaatcgacatttttctgaggtggaattgacctttaagttatttacgaacagcttttaaCGGCCCATGGATCTTGTCATGTCTACATTCTTTGAAGAGATGTTTTGATAGAAAGATCACAGAAATCTAATTAGTGTCCTACTTATAGTTTGTGCGAAATCGGCACCACCAGTGAGGAAGCATCTTGTCATCTTCTTATTTCTTCTAAAGAGAGTAAACATTATCATGTAATCCTCTCTGCGAGAGAGGTCGTATCATCCGACCATCTCTGCTAAAGGATGTCAAACTGATGACAATACAATGGATGGTATGCTTAATGATGTAGACATGGCGAGATCCTAGATCTTGCCCTCTGACATTTCGTTAATAACATTATCGACTTTCGAAGAAAATTATCCCATCATCtgtcatcggggggggggggcgtttcatcaatattttcgtccgacaagttgtcagatctgacaactttcctggattctgattggttgagaagcactgttactatagtaactgtcggataaaacaggacttgtcggataaaacatccaacaagtcctttcatgaaacgctccccaggataacacttttaagcttccatagtgtTAGggtaatttcaaataaaaaaaattaggacGCCATGAGgcacgatagctcagtcggtagagcggggattCGGTTCCGttggcccgggttcgattcctaagtggtgcgctagtgccctttggtgaggcatttatcctcattaccaggtccctcggaaaGGACTTTAAGTCGTCGGttctctggttgcttgctcacaggcattcgtacTTTCTTGGCAGTCAGGAAAAAAAACCTCGCTAAACCTCGGTATAACATAGAATGGGACTTTCTAAAAAAGCTTCAATACAAATGTCAGCAGGATCGGTAACAATGCCAGGCTTTGAGAAACAGTGTTGGCAGTATTACAGAGTTCTCCCTCGCAGCAGTACGTGCAGGTCTCTCTGGCCCGGCCCGGTGCAGCCCTGTAGCACGCTTCTATGCACTGCGATCCACACGTCCTGGATGAGGCGTAGAACTCTTTCGCAGTTCCGCCCGTCGGATTCGAAACTGTTTCCATGGTGACGGATTTCTATTAGGTGATAACACAAGAGAGAAATAGTATCATTAACTGGTTGTTTGAGTGGTATTGATAATAAGTGGCGCTAATAAGCCACTCAATTCTTAGGTTGCTCAATGTAGTTTACGgagcaatatttctttttaaactaaAATCGTGAGCGAgcgatattttttatttttttttcataatgaagacAATTATGTGAGAGATTTTGACACGTTATTATATTGCGAatataacattatttttcatgatcttctctttctttagaGCTTCGAAAATAACAATACATAGAAGCAAGGATTGGTTCTGTATATTCTAAAAAGTAACATTTTTGTTCAGAAAAAAGGCAAgcgaaacaaaaagaaagaaagaagagaaaagtgTGAGAGAAAGAATGCAGTCACATTAATGAAACATTGCTATGGctgtcaaggggggggggcaccgatCTGATATGCCCGAGCTTGGATCCGCCACTTCACAATAAACCACAATACCAAATTTGCCagtttttcatgataaaaaataggGCCTCGTGAATTATAGTCTTTATTGACATAACAATAAGTTCAAAACGTTGTATCTGACAACATGTGAAGAGCTCAATTGTAAAAGAGTTTAAATCaccttttcatcaaaattattttttggggggtctcACTGTATAGATATTTGGTaactctataagatgatactaAATAATAGTTCCCATTAAAAAGGTGAAGAAAAtggcaaagattttttttttcttgctcaaaagGTTAGattcattttagtttgtttgCAAGAGAGGCTAGATCCACAAAGGTAACGttggattttttgggggaaatattAAGACAGTCAGATTTTGTTTACACCCAGTTTTATGTTCATATGCTATGgtatcatgacaatttagttttgcgtaagaatattgcaatatgggagaataaaaaacacCTATTTTCTTGGAATGGTCTTAAgttgacctaaccccttttgccaACGATCGCTTCATATACTTACAATGCAATACTTTTCACATTCAACCACGGTTATATTAGTGAGAGGGACCGGGTTTGGGAATGGCTCGATGCAGTCTGGTGATCCTGTGCCGTTTACATGTGAACATTGGTAGCACTCAACACCTTCAGACACATCTAAAAgagaagaaaggagaaaataatCGGTAATACCTTAGTCACATTTTTTCTACGGCCGTAcagtgagtcgaaaacagccgttttattcaatttaattcaaaccacctatatgtagttaaatgataaattgacaaaaaatgttcaaacaGCTGTGTTTTACTCttcgtacggccgccgtagagtaaatgtgaACAAGGTATAAGTACGATTTACAGAATGAATAACGAAAACGATCTAAATAAATAGCAAACATTTTGATTCACTATTATTTTTACTCAAAGCTTTCTTGCCTCTATTGAGAATTTAATACATCATAACAATAATGGTGTAATACTTGATACTTTCATCCGTACACTATCATGCATTCTCTTTTTTCAGAAAGGgaaatattttgcataaatGAGTGACTATTATTTGCATTCAATATAATAGCTAAAAAGCGAAcgacaaaaaatacatacatgtatgtgtttaatgttattcaaataaataggaATACGGCTTATCTGGATATTGTTAagatattttatgttattttatattatttatattatattatttagaaTTCAATACATCATAATGAATGTAGCAGTACATATACActtaaaattttcataaattatcaatatatattacataaatatttcatatacacaaattattgcattttgcatgcaatataacaattgaaataaacGGATCACGAagacatgttttgaaaattactCACATTAACTATGAATTAGGATAAACTGCATTtcggttgggggggggggctctcagCAGTTCAATTTTAAGTAACTTTTTAGACCTCCACTTAAGTTAAGTTCTTCAGGAGATCGCTAAGATATCACAGGAATATTCGAAAACcataagaaaaaagtaaatgacATAAATACACTAAAATAGAATAAAGGTTTTTGctattttcgggggggggggtaaagtcCATTTTAACttagtaaattaaaaaaaatgttaataacaACTTGGGATCaattcatgaatgaaaataaaaagcaaaatctTAACTTCATCTTTGCCCTAAAATAGGGAAATTGGTCTTACATGTAAgtcattattatttatgaaatcggctttgataaaaaaaaagtactgcgttttttctaaatttaaaaTCTCAATCGAAACACAGAAATGTAGTACTCACAGGAtgattataaataaaatgtagCAGACTCTAAAATGAAATCATGCCTCTATTTCCAGACTTTTCGGATAACAATAACTGGAAATATTTTGACTGAATTCAGCTCAAAACTGTAAGAAAATGACTGATGATGTTTTTGTAATACTTCATTATAcaaatttgtctattttttgtttgtctatctactgttgttattttgtttttgtctacATTTATTCTTAGGAGTTCAATATCATCTCTGATCCACATGCTTTAAGTGTTTTTCCGATGTTATGTAATAACGAATAAAATGATTAGCATACTTACTTGcttgtataaaaatgaataatccATAAAAGACAATATAGCTGAAAATAGCCATGTTGGGTTATGTTATAGAAATCATCAATCAGTCGTGCCAAATAGTTAACGGAATACCCTACCATCGAATGGTAAATGCACTCTTGGAATAAAATGATTCTCAGAATGTCTTCACAATGCTGTGTCCACATTCGCGAGGTCGCAATATTTCcattacataaaaaacattCACAAACTAACACCTTTACTTGTTATGTCCACAATAGTACATGGAGAACAGCATTATATATTCCAGGCAAAATCCTATCGGTGTGATGAATGATTTTAGCTCCGTATGTTTAAAATGATGTCCAGTTAACACTTATTCAAGATGAACTTTAGGGAAACAATCCAATTAAACGACTTTGGTTTAAGAACGCTGGATGTTGGATAGTATTTCTAACAGCCCGCATAAAGGGCATAGTATAATACGACGTGCAAAGCCCCTGTTTATATGCGTTGCGGGAAATCTTATTGATTATTATTGGAGATGCTATTGACCATTTCTTAAACCCCTTTCTGATGGTGATTATTGAACACAGTAGCCCTATCCTCCTTAATCAATATTGCCAAATAATGGCCAGGGACAACCTTCGTCTTAAAGATCCGAAGAATAACGAAGATTAACGAAAGTCgtatggaagaaaaaaaaatcattgaaaacatTGCGAGCAAAGAGAGCGAGCAAAAATTGGACTGCAAAATCTGATATTTTGTTAAAgatttttaaatgacatttaagaatacatatcatatttcttcttttttttcttttctcctctatTGGTCGTAAAACTTGTTGGGGGTCCATGGCCTCCAAACCACACGTCTGCACGCCAGTGGGGAGTGGTAGTCTTAACACCAAAGTTTAAAGTATAatgttaaatgtatttttacagGACTTGGTATTTATAAAGACTATAACAATAATGCAAGCATGAAGCTCGAGCAGATTAAAGGTTTGATAAAAGAGCCTCCTGAATATGAGTCAGTTTGAGACTAATGTGCgagctttttttgggggggggggggaatagacCTGAAAAGAATCCATTTTGGGGACTCGCGTCCTTCTGTCGTCCATACTTTATTCCTTGTATACACTCTTTTTTATCTCaattataatttctttgaaattttcttctcttattttacataataaCTATGATAAGGAAACTAACAAAAACAAAGTGATATTTCAAATGGTGGTATCAGAAAGGACTCACACGACGTGCGCTAGGGCGGGGaggaatgaataaaagaataaagaactcaagtataaaatcaatacaataaaaaaaataacgatGGTCGTTACACATAGATATATAAACTATCACTTACACTTACATCATCAtgttaatcataataatgatattattaatattaataataagaagaagaacaacagcaacactaataataataacaataatgataataatcatgataatcacaattaaaataacaattatttaattcaagttTATATAACTTGACACATCTCTGGTAtagcgatctcaaaattctattccgatcaaCGAATGCGCACTGTGCTgaaaaaccgttcagaaaaagtgtgaatTAACTTCGCGGACCAAAGTCttagaaaatatttaaacaaaaattcaagCTCAAAGagtgagatatttatatcagattgacgAAAAAATGCTATAGAATCAGTCAGTACCacattgaattcatatttttgaagacatctgcttgcaaaatgatgATATCATGATGCttgttaaaatcatatttcttcggaacggtgacaaatttgtgaatcttttgtcaatattttcacgaatactgaactcatcctGAAGAAACTTACGCCAtggggtaattttaggtcgcttttcacgttgatgatgtcagataTTTAGGGTATTGGCTAGTTTtttagataatgaccgtccCTGAAATATGGACACACGCAAAGTTTGAATTCACTGCATTGTTTACGTAAATCTTCATCTATAATGATATtgtcaggggccgcggaacggctatgcaaaaaatcacaatcatatggtcatttgtACGTTTTtgtcaagaaaataatcatgtcctttttttcatatatattaaaGACAGAATTCGGTAGCCATTACTCCTTACATTATGTGCtggtatatttatatataatgcAGCAAAATAAACCTTAcctgtatatttttttgtgttcccattgttctctctctttctcctttctctccctctctgcctcccctccctccatctcttctcctctctctctccctctctgttctTCATATCTCTCTCTCACACGCTCACTCTCATACTCTCACACTGTCACTCATCACACACTGCACGACCAGTGCGCGattgtgtctgtgtgtgtgggAGTGTTTCGTTGTGCGTGTGTAACGTTTGTGGATGTGTTCCATTTCGGGTGATACAGTCACACACGCGATGCAGACGCCTCATTGTAACAGCTATtgtggtatttaaaaaaagcaaagcttcAGCCATACAGAAATCAGTTACGATACGTGTGACACGATCATTGTGTATAAACCAGGCCCCcgaagctaccgccattttgtttaatccattagaagctaaaataagcccccattaatattaatttcgtacgatgctCCCTCGTCCACTGTGGTttttgtacgtgtattagacaatacgcacaccagcgcaatgacaaaggtcaacttggcaaatttattaatgtattcattttgttacgcgctcgtgacgcgaaggattcagcgaatcaagcgcaaatctgagacgatacgttgcgctttataaagtatcgatatcacaagcgatatcacttaaaaacaaaacaatgtttgtattgcgtcttataggcctatgctaattctaaaagggaagatgaaaagagtagatcaagtcgcgattaggtaaaaaggtggaggtggggtgggggcaaatcatggttattacaatgatggtattcattttcactggttgagtatgaatactaaaaaaaataactttcaccactaaaagagtcatttcttgttacaaatttaatttggagaagttaaaaaaaaaaatcttcatggatccccgtgatttaaacatcgctattattgtgatgaccgtgggaaccttgattatgattggtattcgtagttaccatacttgtaactcatgatgaaacgggccccagtttattctgtcccctttattctccagcatttcttactctgttttttttttccattcaatCATTTTCCCACTCAATCCATGTTCTTTTGTGCCGCCTTTCTcctacatatgaagagctcacttttaaaagaggttaggtccatttttaatcaaatttgatttttatgtcttaattgatttttagtagctctaatAGAAAAGTGGAAATTCCcataaaaaagtgaactaaaaaaagaaaattcacttttttcaaaaggggttaggtccattcagttttctggaaaataatatctttaaaaaatatgaagataagtagatttcttttatacccaattttgaatttctaatggtagggtatcatgaaaattcattttcgcataagaatattgcaatatgggagaattaaaaaaaatgattttcttggagtggccctagccccttttgcaacttaacttttcatatatttccttattttcccacttgttatctgtctcctggtttccaaaaatctcgtcttatttctcttccaccccTTTCATGCCTTTTGTTCCTACTTCCAACACCAGCTCTCACCACCccctctaaattatctcttcataattatgtgcccctccatttctttctcatctcttttcaacccacttctcatcactctttccctctctcgatctccgtctcactttgaattttgccaattccaaatccctttcattttagctcggtacaaatactatatgaacacaaatgaaagacatgaaggaattttctggttagtggtgaattttattaattatccagaaaaaaatcacattatcagaggattaagctttacctttttcttaagcgtatgttaatagtttgaaccaaaataaatgtttttgtatgctgggggggggggcacaattccccctactttttgaagcactgaaaagtgcctttttatgcaagaaaatgccccctcacgaacgtgtactgtgtccctttcacctgatgagAACCTGTTTTAGGTAATACCAATTAGTGCTCTTATATGCaattttcacccaaaaatgccccccacgtgttctgtgcccttccatctgagagcccgtttcatgtaatacaaagtgccccctcgccttcttgaaagtgccctttcttgaatcactgcccccttttacccaagaagAGCGCTTCTAAAGAatttgttctgtgcccctttcacttgagaaggatctgttttatggtcacaatgacgagtgccctttgaaacaagaaaacaatattttcatttctataatatacttctgaaggaaatcctgtgtgcattaagtttaataattcatgtgagtggggtatataagcaggttcgtacagatggaggggggggggccttgaAGGACTCTTGCCCACAGGCGATGGAAGCGGTGGGAttgggggacctgtccccctgaggtgggggacagtcccccctcctaaattttttgttgagaatcttttttttttttgctcgtcaattttttttcctgtgtcccccctaaattcaggtagacccccccttaaaattgttgtgcccccccctaaaattgtggttgacaaccttttttttgctggaaatttttgtggtcccttctaagatttaggtggataaattcaggtggacccccctaaaaaaatcacgaccaaggggaaaaaaagaaaaaggaaagcaaagggtgaagtatatcattttgaatattttgtcgaaatctatcacaaaattggatatttgtttttaaaatgtcaaaattttgcttgctcgcaactttttaaaaatttcacataaaacagcattttccctgtgcccccccccccactttcaagcaacttcaatcccctgctcctatttgtatgtttatagcttctctttttgcaaccaattttaatgaaaatcaataagaaatttcatacgtcataaatttgggttgtgataataattttttttttaattggacttggaaaaaaaaaccttttccatcttcatcacgtggttcctaagtcttcaatgttgaatagttggatttcttgaatgaaaacatctgttacaccagtcctgcagattgaaaaaaatagagaaagaaaatcaattaaattgtcatgatttataaaacaaatgttttaagaaaagtgagactatgcataggtatatatgtttcttcaacacataccataggaaatcttacttctaattataaagttgtacttctataaagcatatcacttaaacatgttctctgcagtttacataccactctccattctaactacatgtactcttcgaaaaaatgacagagatttcttgtaaatatgaatatataaattaacatatgtaaattatatgaatagtcagaattaaagttgatatgttttgttgcacagaatattttgatctgtaattaaaaacgacactaactataatctagaaacaaaattgaaatgggtttttcaaaggcaggtctatttgttgccaaaaaatgtgaacaacctccattatcaaaaataatcactaactaactcactcactcatataactgctgtagtttgtatttctctGTGGTCCAGGCACTGCTttattaggcctacttcaccaattatttatcatcattaatcaCCTCCATGGATATTGTCAAATTGCATCATCCTATTAgacaaaatttaaaacaaaaaaaaaatcgtaaatctacaaatatgaaatatgaatatcacactaaagaatgaataaaatgaattttataaaatataactcatgaaaaataaatattgctttgtttataaacaaataggaaataaaaaggcaatttaattactagtagatcaaggacatgtcctaattttataaatttgcccaaagtacataacttttgacattggttctactttagactcgagagcctgtatatttaagaagtgtatgttccgtacagatcctacctctttgtggctcaggttatttttatttaatgtaaacatggttaacattcaatgcatgtaatgtatctgtaattttgaatgggttagtttaacttttatacctggatgagaatctgcaaaatgatgcatgcacttatgatcatcatcttgaaccatataggtagacctctatactgtttttcttgtccttcaaactcaacctgtttttctttttcttcaaactcaacctgtttttctttttcttcaaactcaacctgtttgtgaaagaaaagagagtacaataataagaagtgatatttttcatggccgtatgtataggggagggatttgggtaagagatgaaatgtgaaaaccttcatcaaaaaagaattgcatgacatccttcaattttattttagaaaatgcacaaaacggccataggtaatattggttacttctggccctcgctttctgaattttaggtttctctaatttttttcaaatgtctgccctcccccccaaaaaaaacatctgcatctttttatttccgaatcttatttcatttgactttaacataatttcatctcatgcactaggtctagatctatttgtaagaaagtatagatctagtccaagactcagagctgtgcaacagcattcgcgtatctaaattactcgtaggtctagatctagatagtaacgatggactctcgatctatctagacctagaaagtaaagctttggttctaaactgagatctaggcctatatggatttgatgtcttttattcctggctaaaagtttaaacttcattgccattattgaccaagattagatctagtccttggtccactgacactgacaggcatactcgtacatgtaaatggagtcgtttaggcccagacctagatctaggcctaaattacagacctaGATCATAAGCCCTGGGCCAGGGGTAAGTGTCGCGGGTTgggaaagtataatttagatgactcgatttgaattaggttggcctagaattagaaagcatcgatgaataaaagtgaagtaccgtaggcctagatctaagtctaaaataatattaataagaagCAACAGTAACACTAGGCCTAGATCCTCTGTtaaccaagttagaaattagatctaacgttaggcctatctagatctaggtcctagatctagcctattgataataagacaaacatgcagagcagcatattatttcgtatacaggaataaccatcgtttctggggatttattcaacaatttctgacatttttttactattcgtgagtgagccaacacagttcagcggaacaaccaaaatagagagactgaagcttttggtctaggagtCTAACTATAGAccctatttataaataacaataagttaaaatgggtgggggctaaatgaagaagcctgaagttatgcaaaataaatttgatatctgaaactgaaagtgaggattgacacaatgacaggcaatatatcttcatccaCACTCCACTTCACAGTTTATTCCTGACTGGGTTTCGATCTACTGTCCTGAAGATAGATGCAGATCTCCccctagatctaacgttacagtgtacaaaaagaagcttcatttcttcttgctttaatcaatcgtgggttggtccttgtcaattggaggtgaaccaaaccggcccgaaattctctcgatgcccaatcggctaggagcccgtacaaaatacatgtggttaacacagcggcataaccgcaacactgcaagcaacatacaggctgcactgccgacgatgacaatctaacttcaatttcaaagaccaaattctgctttcctttaacagaagaatgatagtaaactctctaatttggtagagaaataacctaagatcacaaaatacagtgtgaaatttgtgaatagtccactgaattcatgtggttatatcaatttatacgtactcaccggagtgttcgtagccgtaggtccatttttgtgtggaaagaaaagtttcagaatgaataaattagatgacgtaatgaggttaaatgaataattacttctCTAACACGATACCACTAGTATCGATGACAAAGAATCGGGGAAATCGCGTATTAATGACGCTCTTAGCCAATGACAAGGCcggaatatgaaaatatttacgctcatgaatgtcaatgggggcttatttttgtcttcaaatgatcgcggtaggcggagtctaatctcatttgttttgtgctgaacgcgcgcgcagctttcggtctagtaatatattataaggtctttggtATAAACTGAAACTGCTTTCATCACCATAACTACCGTTACAACCATTGCGCATTGCCACCTGCACTGTATTATGCGATGCACTTGAACTGAATGGgttataggcctacttttaatgcattttatatatcTGACGGTCGTATTGCTGGACACTTTCGCTGC includes these proteins:
- the LOC121416565 gene encoding U-scoloptoxin(05)-Cw1a-like, translated to MAIFSYIVFYGLFIFIQANVSEGVECYQCSHVNGTGSPDCIEPFPNPVPLTNITVVECEKYCIKSVTMETVSNPTGGTAKEFYASSRTCGSQCIEACYRAAPGRARETCTYCCEGELCNTANTVSQSLALLPILLTFVLKLF